A genomic stretch from Coffea arabica cultivar ET-39 chromosome 10c, Coffea Arabica ET-39 HiFi, whole genome shotgun sequence includes:
- the LOC113713181 gene encoding glycerophosphodiester phosphodiesterase GDPD4-like isoform X2: protein MAISASSSRWNRQRPQLLLGVRRTHRRWPPFLPFPSTIRRNIVFRWLLIALAFIAILPPLFFHFKLRRFHQMQFRRCRWLRNPPLVCAHGGDSSKAFPNTMDAYQTALRSQVDCIEIDVSRSLDGGLFALHDRDLQRILGNSTSRVGYLSTKEIQELVPNQHLAMKFHDLSIPTIEDALKLEKTVCKSCLVWAKSDTLARDLIKLSSDVTVGYIVMINPSTGTRMNLLRMRGAEVVGVYHPLVDEKLVKILHGRKKKVYAWTVDDEISMQKMLFEHVDAVVTSNPTLFQRVMQNMRTECLEEGFSLSS, encoded by the exons ATGGCGATCTCAGCATCCTCATCAAGATGGAATAGGCAGCGTCCGCAGCTGCTGCTAGGAGTCCGGAGGACTCATCGCAGATGGCCCCCCTTCCTCCCCTTCCCCTCCACCATCAGAAGAAACATCGTCTTCCGATGGCTGCTCATTGCCCTAGCATTTATCGCCATCTTACCGCCTCTTTTCTTCCATTTCAAGCTCCGACGCTTCCATCAG ATGCAATTTCGCAGGTGCCGTTGGCTTAGAAATCCTCCTCTTGTATGTGCTCATGGTGGTGACTCCTCCAAGGCCTTCCCTAATACA ATGGATGCATATCAAACTGCTCTTCGTTCTCAAGTCGATTGCATTGAAATTGATGTCTCTCGTTCTTTGGATGGGGGATTGTTTGCTCTTCATGACAG GGATTTGCAGCGAATATTGGGGAACAGTACATCTAGAGTTGGATACTTGAGTACCAAAGAG ATTCAAGAACTGGTTCCGAACCAGCATCTTGCAATGAAGTTTCATGATCTATCCATTcctacaattgaagatgcattGAAG CTGGAAAAGACAGTGTGTAAAAGTTGCCTTGTATGGGCCAAAAGTGACACTCTAGCAAGGGACTTGATCAAGCTATCATCTGATGTTACG GTGGGCTACATTGTGATGATCAACCCGTCAACTGGAACTAGAATGAACTTACTGAGGATGAGGGGCGCTGAAGTGGTTGGCGTTTACCACCCTTTGGTTGATGAGAAGCTTGTAAAAATTCTGCATGG gaggaaaaagaaggtttACGCATGGACAGTGGATGATGAGATCTCCATGCAAAAAATGTTATTTGAGCACGTTGATGCAGTGGTTACTAGCAATCCCACATTGTTTCAGAGAGTTATGCAGAACATGAGAACAGAGTGTCTCGAGGAAGGGTTTTCTTTGTCATCCTGA
- the LOC113713181 gene encoding glycerophosphodiester phosphodiesterase GDPD4-like isoform X1 translates to MAISASSSRWNRQRPQLLLGVRRTHRRWPPFLPFPSTIRRNIVFRWLLIALAFIAILPPLFFHFKLRRFHQMQFRRCRWLRNPPLVCAHGGDSSKAFPNTMDAYQTALRSQVDCIEIDVSRSLDGGLFALHDRDLQRILGNSTSRVGYLSTKEIQELVPNQHLAMKFHDLSIPTIEDALKFVSGSVREVILDAKVGPPSYEKGLAQDIISLLEKTVCKSCLVWAKSDTLARDLIKLSSDVTVGYIVMINPSTGTRMNLLRMRGAEVVGVYHPLVDEKLVKILHGRKKKVYAWTVDDEISMQKMLFEHVDAVVTSNPTLFQRVMQNMRTECLEEGFSLSS, encoded by the exons ATGGCGATCTCAGCATCCTCATCAAGATGGAATAGGCAGCGTCCGCAGCTGCTGCTAGGAGTCCGGAGGACTCATCGCAGATGGCCCCCCTTCCTCCCCTTCCCCTCCACCATCAGAAGAAACATCGTCTTCCGATGGCTGCTCATTGCCCTAGCATTTATCGCCATCTTACCGCCTCTTTTCTTCCATTTCAAGCTCCGACGCTTCCATCAG ATGCAATTTCGCAGGTGCCGTTGGCTTAGAAATCCTCCTCTTGTATGTGCTCATGGTGGTGACTCCTCCAAGGCCTTCCCTAATACA ATGGATGCATATCAAACTGCTCTTCGTTCTCAAGTCGATTGCATTGAAATTGATGTCTCTCGTTCTTTGGATGGGGGATTGTTTGCTCTTCATGACAG GGATTTGCAGCGAATATTGGGGAACAGTACATCTAGAGTTGGATACTTGAGTACCAAAGAG ATTCAAGAACTGGTTCCGAACCAGCATCTTGCAATGAAGTTTCATGATCTATCCATTcctacaattgaagatgcattGAAG TTTGTATCTGGATCGGTCCGAGAAGTAATTCTTGATGCAAAAGTTGGGCCTCCATCATACGAAAAAGGACTGGCACAGGATATTATTTCTCTG CTGGAAAAGACAGTGTGTAAAAGTTGCCTTGTATGGGCCAAAAGTGACACTCTAGCAAGGGACTTGATCAAGCTATCATCTGATGTTACG GTGGGCTACATTGTGATGATCAACCCGTCAACTGGAACTAGAATGAACTTACTGAGGATGAGGGGCGCTGAAGTGGTTGGCGTTTACCACCCTTTGGTTGATGAGAAGCTTGTAAAAATTCTGCATGG gaggaaaaagaaggtttACGCATGGACAGTGGATGATGAGATCTCCATGCAAAAAATGTTATTTGAGCACGTTGATGCAGTGGTTACTAGCAATCCCACATTGTTTCAGAGAGTTATGCAGAACATGAGAACAGAGTGTCTCGAGGAAGGGTTTTCTTTGTCATCCTGA
- the LOC113713183 gene encoding uncharacterized protein, giving the protein MVSDTSTNIFKRFRIGLLPWFRKKLLDPLLHILRMGAEPKQLAFSAALGITLGVFPICGVTFFLCGLAIALLRSSCHAPTVMLANFVATPIELSLIIFFLRFGEFITGGPHFPLTSDALKKVLTGQASREILRGIFNALLGWLVAAPFILGTLYVLFLPCFAFLVRKFSGVPTSPKLPLHSNTEARLKVRDV; this is encoded by the exons atggtgAGCGACACCAGCACCAACATCTTCAAGCGATTCAGAATCGGATTGCTTCCTTGGTTCCGTAAAAAGCTACTCGATCCTCTCCTCCACATTCTCCGCAT GGGAGCAGAGCCTAAGCAATTGGCCTTCTCCGCCGCACTAGGCATTACCCTTGGTGTCTTTCCCATCTGCG GAGTCACTTTTTTCCTTTGTGGATTGGCTATCGCATTACTCAGATCCTCATGTCATGCGCCAACTGTAATGCTGGCTAATTTTGTTGCTACTCCAATCGAGCTGAG TCTGATAATTTTTTTCTTGCGCTTTGGTGAATTCATCACTGGAGGACCTCACTTTCCTCTAACTTCTGATGCATTGAAGAAGGTCTTGACTGGTCAAGCTTCAAGAGAAATCTTGCGGGGCATCTTCAATGCG CTGTTAGGCTGGCTTGTGGCCGCGCCCTTCATCTTGGGGACCCTCTATGTATTGTTCTTGCCATGCTTTGCCTTCTTGGTGCGCAAATTCAGCGGTGTTCCTACCAGCCCGAAGCTACCTCTCCATTCCAATACAGAAGCCAGGCTTAAGGTAAGGGATGTATGA
- the LOC113713182 gene encoding RING-H2 finger protein ATL7, with product MSHSGRGGGIGGGGKTSISRYSDPQETATSAAAAAVVGGGGNASSSSSAELRLYQAFIFSVPIFFTFVLLSLFYLFCLRRRRLDWPSLTMPASSSSSFRSSSSRAETGGLKKEVREMLPVIVFKESFSVKDTQCSVCLGDYQAEERLQQIPACGHTFHRDCIDSWLSTHTTCPLCRQSLLVSAKASIEAPDMQLASHDVSSNIAVGGELSPENGSRPCEDSGQENDSCNTGERILTRRSEEEERGVHNIDDDTEMMRSGSER from the exons ATGTCTCACAGTGGACGAGGTGGCGGCATAGGTGGAGGTGGTAAGACTAGTATTAGTAGATATTCAGACCCACAAGAAACAGCTAcatctgctgctgctgctgctgtcgTCGGAGGTGGTGGaaatgcttcttcttcttcttcggctGAGTTGAGACTCTATCAAGCTTTCATTTTTTCTGTCCCAATCTTCTTCACTTTCGTCCTCCTTTCCTTGTTCTACTTGTTCTGTCTCCGCCGTCGCAGGCTTGATTGGCCCTCTCTCACAATGCCcgcctcttcttcttcttctttccgcTCCTCCTCCTCCAGG GCTGAAACTGGGGGACTAAAGAAGGAGGTCAGGGAGATGCTGCCCGTGATTGTATTCAAGGAAAGTTTTTCCGTCAAAGACACGCA ATGTTCGGTGTGCCTCGGGGATTATCAAGCAGAGGAACGGCTTCAACAGATACCTGCTTGTGGACATACATTTCACAGGGATTGCATTGATAGCTGGTTGTCGACTCACACTACGTGTCCGCTATGCCGCCAATCCCTCCTCGTGTCTGCTAAAGCATCAATTGAAGCACCTGATATGCAGTTAGCAAGCCACGACGTATCTTCTAATATTGCAGTTGGTGGTGAATTGTCTCCTGAAAATGGCTCCCGCCCCTGTGAAGACAGCGGCCAAGAGAATGATTCCTGCAACACTGGTGAGAGAATTCTGACCAGACGCAGTGAAGAAGAGGAAAGGGGCGTGCATAACATAGATGATGATACAGAAATGATGAGGAGTGGTAGTGAACGCTAG
- the LOC113713195 gene encoding phytolongin Phyl1.1 — MGSLHTTVQYCCVSKGDRVVYSYNGGNPEIDNLAALCLERTPSYHRWYFQTMAKKTFGFFMEDGYVYFAIADEGLTKIGVLKFLQHLRDEFKKATKKGSTRNLSNLNSTCLQDQLVPVIRHLIAVLENVSRTGAAEQQLGETPPYHAAELSPSPSNHGPGTSEAGASTKAPLLGKSSKQENKKMKEHVIGVRDIELEEHRKSTERGARVDLGALDANNQGTSVSPVSLQKDFGSMRFRSNSLNFRKRWCRQVRIVLAIDIVVCLVLFGIWLVICGGVECIH, encoded by the coding sequence ATGGGATCACTTCACACCACTGTTCAATACTGCTGCGTGTCAAAGGGTGATCGAGTTGTCTACTCTTATAATGGCGGAAACCCTGAAATTGACAACTTGGCGGCATTATGCTTGGAGAGAACCCCTTCTTACCACAGATGGTATTTTCAAACCATGGCTAAAAAGACTTTTGGGTTTTTCATGGAAGACGGCTATGTGTATTTTGCCATTGCTGATGAGGGTTTAACTAAAATTGGGGTTCTTAAGTTCCTCCAACATTTGAGGGATGAATTCAAGAAGGCAACTAAGAAGGGTTCGACTAGGAACCTCTCAAATCTCAACTCAACCTGTTTACAAGATCAACTAGTCCCAGTTATTCGTCATTTAATTGCTGTGTTGGAAAATGTCTCTAGGACCGGTGCCGCTGAGCAGCAGCTAGGAGAGACTCCTCCCTATCATGCCGCTGAGCTCTCTCCTTCACCTAGTAACCACGGACCTGGCACATCCGAAGCTGGGGCTTCGACAAAAGCCCCTTTATTGGGCAAGTCTAGCAAACAAGAGAATAAGAAGATGAAGGAACATGTAATTGGTGTCAGGGATATTGAGTTGGAGGAACACCGTAAATCCACAGAAAGAGGAGCTAGGGTTGATTTGGGAGCTTTGGACGCTAACAACCAGGGTACATCAGTTTCTCCAGTATCATTGCAGAAGGATTTTGGTTCAATGAGGTTCAGGTCAAATTCTCTAAATTTCCGGAAAAGATGGTGCCGTCAAGTGAGGATTGTCCTTGCAATTGACATAGTGGTGTGTCTTGTGCTATTTGGGATTTGGTTAGTGATATGCGGGGGTGTTGAGTGCATACATTGA
- the LOC113713266 gene encoding single-stranded DNA-binding protein WHY2, mitochondrial-like isoform X1 produces MLSRLSKQLSLSASTSRNLLFQKRFSPNDGTSLWSCSFATQSGTSTARQSFVADGSMTDKIFASYSVYKGKAALSTSPMLPTFRKLDSGGVKLDRKGSIMLTFWPAVGERKYDWEKKQCFALSATEVGSMINMGPQDTREFFHDPAMLSSNAGQVRKSLSIKPHADGSGYFFSLNVVNNILKTNERLVVPVTAAEFAVMRTAVSFALPRIMGWDQYSNQPLGTAHKNPSKVLPHLTDSEWDK; encoded by the exons ATGTTGTCCAGGCTTTCCAAGCAGCTTTCGCTGTCCGCTTCCACTTCCAG GAACTTACTCTTTCAAAAGCGGTTCTCTCCAAATGACGGAACTTCTCTGTGGTCCTGTTCCTTTGCCACGCAATCTGGAACATCTACTGCTAGACAAAGTTTCGTGGCAGATG GGAGCATGACGGATAAAATATTTGCTTCTTATTCTGTATACAAAGGCAAAGCTGCATTGTCCACCTCACCAATGCTCCCAACATTCAGAAAACTGGAT TCCGGTGGTGTCAAACTTGATCGCAAGGGATCAATCATGCTGACATTCTGGCCTGCGGTTGGTGAGCGCAAGTATGATTGGGAAAAGAAGCAG TGTTTTGCCTTATCTGCGACGGAGGTTGGATCGATGATAAATATGGGTCCTCAAGACACTCGTGAATTCTTCCATGACCCTGCTATGCTGTCAAG CAATGCTGGTCAAGTCCGGAAGAGCTTATCAATCAAGCCGCATGCTGATGGTAGTGGCTATTTCTTCTCATTGA ATGTTGTTAACAATATTCTGAAAACCAATGAGCGACTCGTGGTTCCTGTGACTGCTGCTGAATTTGCAGTTATGAGAACAGCTGTTAGT TTTGCTCTGCCGCGCATAATGGGATGGGACCAATACAGTAACCAGCCACTTGGGACCGCACATAAGAACCCATCAAAGGTGCTTCCTCACCTAACGGACTCGGAATGGGATAAATGA
- the LOC113713266 gene encoding single-stranded DNA-binding protein WHY2, mitochondrial-like isoform X2 — MLSRLSKQLSLSASTSRNLLFQKRFSPNDGTSLWSCSFATQSGTSTARQSFVADGSMTDKIFASYSVYKGKAALSTSPMLPTFRKLDSGGVKLDRKGSIMLTFWPAVGERKYDWEKKQCFALSATEVGSMINMGPQDTREFFHDPAMLSSNAGQVRKSLSIKPHADGSGYFFSLNVVNNILKTNERLVVPVTAAEFAVMRTAVSVWHNTSLFI; from the exons ATGTTGTCCAGGCTTTCCAAGCAGCTTTCGCTGTCCGCTTCCACTTCCAG GAACTTACTCTTTCAAAAGCGGTTCTCTCCAAATGACGGAACTTCTCTGTGGTCCTGTTCCTTTGCCACGCAATCTGGAACATCTACTGCTAGACAAAGTTTCGTGGCAGATG GGAGCATGACGGATAAAATATTTGCTTCTTATTCTGTATACAAAGGCAAAGCTGCATTGTCCACCTCACCAATGCTCCCAACATTCAGAAAACTGGAT TCCGGTGGTGTCAAACTTGATCGCAAGGGATCAATCATGCTGACATTCTGGCCTGCGGTTGGTGAGCGCAAGTATGATTGGGAAAAGAAGCAG TGTTTTGCCTTATCTGCGACGGAGGTTGGATCGATGATAAATATGGGTCCTCAAGACACTCGTGAATTCTTCCATGACCCTGCTATGCTGTCAAG CAATGCTGGTCAAGTCCGGAAGAGCTTATCAATCAAGCCGCATGCTGATGGTAGTGGCTATTTCTTCTCATTGA ATGTTGTTAACAATATTCTGAAAACCAATGAGCGACTCGTGGTTCCTGTGACTGCTGCTGAATTTGCAGTTATGAGAACAGCTGTTAGTGTATGGCACAACACATCTCTGTTTATTTAA